The following are from one region of the Actinopolyspora halophila DSM 43834 genome:
- a CDS encoding WXG100 family type VII secretion target: MVSLGDTDYGLDYQENDNALNENRENQEDEETEEEGEDEELTEEEKKRREEHTDDNGVRHYYSPEEVAEDGGDYDNISINQDYFDDKRDDSESDSEDSLDREDEYTDEESEDAQDYLDGSEETISDADENVDVEDSEDTEYSGDGSTGSRGSTPPAPLEDYSQFSMSQIVQALSGDAGSLREAGTAFGNMTEKLSAAHESFRKQLDKLKDSFEGEAGKAFQQYSEKLLESAEEVVTSLRDGRYREGITEAGDMAARGKNAVIPLVKAYAEASAYAEAFASLGSSVKGSAAAARSAEKIAKEILDNAREVVATVADTYQASGSSLTPLAESLPSTESGGGNGYGNSNGYGNSNGYGTGNGYETGNGYGNGNQYGTGNGNGYEYGYGNGNGYGDSNSYGNSNGSQYGNGSQYGSETADSLNGSGTNGNGELSEEELAAERDRQEELARQAREDAESQGEEAVSKLTDGGSDYSSSTESPQDVGSGGGSGSGSGETALNAARNASEDAREAGQEAMSQFEGANGTEGTGGGTGQGADGGGVLGGATGGSGTAGNSRSRGGKNYDNGSGTGGNGQQDQAIDQNAVDEALDDATGAARQAGQQALEDLTGNGGSGGGSGDGIRTSSSDPSGSSGGESGSDQAATDRKAVDEALDDATGAARQAGQQALEDLTDNGAADGSTEGGEEAAESDTGESEREQMGDALDAANNAAEQAGQDALEALSADAPEGSEAAEQEIGREQAGGVVDDMANAARTAGQESLNDLLGPEAAQSEQAQNTLDDVTEQARAAGRESLDELSSDGDPITAGDMSGVVDDVLEKGRSAGENALDALGASDGGVGNDASGDSRVSDAFEEATSSAENAGQGAIDALNEEGVDTGGGSVERGQVDDIVDDMADEARTAGQESLNDLLGPEAARSEQAQNILDDVTEQARAAGEEGLRQAAEDGGPLSFDEVGDVIDDVVETSRTAGDEAMASLAGESSRSQSLSDFLAPQREAATAATEGMSAPSLPDLDSETGAALTGGGSGGGTGGAGGSGGGGTSMPNVSGGNTTGANATTTGLSATPPSSTQPTVGAAGGTAGTAPDTAASGGRGMPMMPPMMGGGGAGAGGGGQQDRERSTWLTDDSGAWRTDDGEVAPPVLGHDA; this comes from the coding sequence ATGGTTTCCCTCGGTGACACCGACTACGGCCTCGACTACCAGGAGAACGACAACGCCCTGAACGAGAACAGGGAGAACCAGGAAGACGAGGAGACGGAGGAGGAAGGCGAGGACGAAGAACTCACCGAGGAGGAGAAGAAGCGCAGGGAGGAACACACCGACGACAACGGCGTCCGGCACTACTACTCCCCCGAAGAAGTCGCCGAGGACGGCGGCGACTACGACAACATCTCGATCAACCAGGACTACTTCGACGACAAGCGGGACGACTCCGAAAGCGACTCGGAAGACTCCCTGGACCGCGAGGACGAGTACACCGACGAGGAGTCCGAGGATGCGCAGGACTACCTCGACGGCTCCGAGGAGACCATTTCCGACGCCGACGAGAACGTGGACGTGGAGGACTCCGAGGACACCGAGTACTCCGGCGACGGATCCACCGGATCACGGGGCTCGACTCCCCCGGCGCCGTTGGAGGACTACAGCCAGTTCTCCATGTCCCAGATCGTGCAGGCGCTCAGCGGGGACGCGGGCAGCCTCCGCGAAGCGGGCACGGCTTTCGGGAACATGACCGAGAAGCTCTCCGCGGCGCACGAGTCCTTCCGGAAGCAGCTCGACAAGCTGAAGGACTCCTTCGAAGGCGAAGCGGGTAAGGCTTTTCAGCAGTACTCCGAGAAGTTGCTGGAATCGGCCGAAGAGGTCGTCACCTCGCTGCGCGACGGCCGCTACCGGGAAGGCATCACCGAGGCCGGTGACATGGCCGCACGCGGTAAGAACGCGGTCATCCCGCTGGTGAAGGCCTATGCCGAGGCCTCGGCCTACGCCGAAGCGTTCGCCTCGCTGGGGTCCTCGGTGAAGGGCTCCGCCGCAGCCGCCCGATCCGCCGAGAAAATCGCGAAGGAGATCCTGGACAACGCGCGCGAGGTGGTCGCCACCGTCGCCGACACCTACCAGGCCTCGGGGAGTTCGCTGACTCCGCTGGCCGAATCCCTGCCCAGCACCGAATCCGGCGGCGGAAACGGATACGGGAACAGCAACGGATACGGGAACAGCAACGGGTACGGGACCGGGAACGGATACGAGACCGGGAACGGATACGGGAACGGGAACCAGTACGGAACCGGGAACGGGAACGGGTACGAGTACGGGTACGGCAACGGAAACGGGTACGGCGACAGCAACAGTTACGGGAACAGCAACGGCAGCCAGTACGGCAACGGCAGCCAGTACGGCAGCGAGACCGCTGACTCGCTGAACGGAAGCGGCACGAACGGCAACGGCGAGCTGAGTGAGGAAGAGCTGGCCGCGGAACGGGACCGGCAGGAAGAACTCGCCCGGCAGGCTCGGGAGGACGCCGAAAGCCAAGGCGAGGAGGCCGTGTCGAAGCTGACGGACGGCGGTTCGGACTACTCCTCATCCACCGAGAGCCCTCAGGACGTCGGCTCCGGCGGTGGCAGCGGAAGCGGTTCGGGGGAAACGGCGCTGAACGCGGCTCGAAACGCGTCCGAGGACGCCCGAGAAGCCGGTCAGGAAGCCATGTCCCAGTTCGAGGGCGCTAATGGGACCGAGGGCACCGGCGGCGGCACCGGGCAGGGTGCCGACGGGGGCGGTGTGCTGGGTGGTGCTACCGGCGGCTCCGGCACCGCGGGGAACAGCAGGAGCAGAGGCGGCAAGAACTACGACAACGGTTCCGGGACCGGCGGCAACGGGCAGCAGGACCAGGCCATCGATCAGAACGCCGTCGACGAAGCGCTCGACGACGCCACCGGCGCCGCCCGACAAGCGGGCCAACAGGCCCTCGAAGACCTCACCGGTAACGGCGGCAGTGGGGGCGGCAGCGGTGACGGGATACGGACCAGCAGCTCCGATCCTTCCGGCAGCAGCGGCGGGGAATCCGGCAGCGACCAGGCCGCGACCGACCGGAAAGCCGTGGACGAAGCGCTCGACGACGCCACCGGCGCCGCCCGACAAGCGGGCCAACAGGCCCTCGAAGACCTCACCGACAACGGTGCCGCGGACGGCTCCACCGAGGGTGGCGAGGAGGCGGCCGAGTCGGACACCGGCGAATCCGAGCGGGAACAGATGGGCGACGCGCTCGATGCGGCCAACAACGCGGCGGAGCAGGCAGGGCAGGACGCCCTCGAAGCACTCAGCGCCGATGCCCCGGAAGGTTCCGAGGCAGCGGAGCAGGAAATCGGACGGGAGCAGGCCGGTGGCGTCGTCGACGACATGGCCAACGCGGCCCGTACAGCGGGGCAGGAATCCCTGAACGACCTGCTCGGGCCGGAGGCCGCCCAGAGCGAGCAGGCCCAGAACACCCTCGACGACGTCACCGAACAAGCTCGCGCAGCGGGACGGGAGAGCCTGGACGAGCTCTCCTCGGACGGCGACCCCATCACGGCGGGGGACATGAGCGGAGTCGTCGACGACGTGCTGGAGAAGGGCCGTTCGGCCGGTGAGAACGCGCTGGACGCGCTGGGGGCCTCCGACGGCGGCGTCGGTAACGACGCATCCGGGGATTCTCGGGTGTCTGACGCGTTCGAGGAGGCCACCAGCTCCGCCGAGAACGCCGGTCAGGGGGCGATCGACGCGCTCAACGAGGAGGGGGTCGACACCGGTGGTGGATCGGTCGAGCGGGGACAGGTCGACGACATCGTCGACGACATGGCCGACGAAGCCCGTACAGCGGGGCAGGAATCCCTGAACGACCTGCTCGGGCCGGAGGCCGCCCGGAGCGAGCAGGCCCAGAACATCCTCGACGACGTCACCGAACAGGCCCGCGCAGCGGGCGAGGAGGGCCTGCGACAAGCCGCCGAGGACGGTGGGCCGCTGAGTTTCGACGAGGTCGGCGACGTCATCGACGACGTGGTGGAGACCAGCCGCACCGCCGGGGACGAGGCGATGGCCTCGCTCGCCGGGGAGAGTTCGAGGAGCCAGAGCCTCAGCGACTTCCTGGCGCCGCAGCGGGAGGCGGCGACAGCCGCTACGGAAGGCATGAGCGCCCCGAGCCTGCCCGACCTCGATTCCGAGACCGGCGCGGCGCTCACCGGCGGCGGCAGCGGCGGAGGTACGGGCGGGGCCGGTGGTTCAGGCGGCGGAGGGACCTCGATGCCCAACGTATCCGGGGGTAACACGACGGGGGCGAACGCCACGACCACGGGCCTGAGCGCCACGCCACCCAGCTCGACACAACCCACCGTCGGAGCCGCGGGCGGTACGGCGGGGACGGCGCCGGACACTGCGGCTTCCGGAGGTCGAGGGATGCCGATGATGCCGCCGATGATGGGTGGCGGAGGGGCCGGAGCCGGGGGTGGCGGCCAGCAGGACCGGGAGCGCTCGACCTGGTTGACCGATGACAGCGGCGCCTGGCGCACGGACGACGGCGAGGTCGCCCCACCAGTGCTGGGTCACGATGCGTAG
- a CDS encoding WXG100 family type VII secretion target, which yields MSTPSGADRSGRSEPPQVDEHHTLDTVAAVVAAADPQRFYRDGQHFETTAQRLRTVNDGLRRELRRVESAWQGPGAEQFRTSAQQITDTVEQLVETLTAPSYSALHGHLGDAVSNAGRQLRELRSQRESGRQAVADDPAMAGTPEGQQQLKHQEQAQDEHARLVLRDLSTIYHQVGGQLRELPTNSTQGNQVRSAVYRDTGEGAGSGAAAGTGAVTATTTGAGFVGVASPTRGSGEPGTGARSVRTSTSDTPARNGVVGGEQSSSGNAQSTTHATGTESTSEPFPQSTGAPTTSAGAVLAGGGVLGRGGADRASGTTSDDSERVEASLASTEVPGVLSAPGASVGATNVRGRERDREEGFEGRDELESAPEATGSTSDPETNTATPGTAIPVSGSGYSTPSTPSSHATPTTQGGTVPGRVSKPVAPATTSPSRVSTVVSPSSASGVGTAGEVGGTAPNAAANGRVATGGTTSPTSGRLANSAEVPSGVTTGSTARTGLPASPERLGGSPAGSVPPAGGAGAGNQDNRERDRNTLQHEDEAVWSGDGDTGGVLGR from the coding sequence ATGAGCACGCCGAGCGGTGCCGACCGATCGGGCCGATCCGAACCACCACAGGTCGACGAGCATCACACGCTGGACACCGTCGCCGCCGTGGTGGCCGCCGCGGATCCACAGCGGTTCTACCGGGACGGACAGCACTTCGAGACCACCGCGCAACGACTGCGCACGGTCAACGACGGGCTTCGACGCGAGCTGCGCAGGGTCGAGAGCGCCTGGCAGGGCCCCGGAGCGGAGCAGTTCCGCACCTCAGCACAGCAGATCACCGACACCGTGGAACAGCTGGTCGAAACCCTGACGGCGCCGAGCTACTCGGCGCTGCACGGCCACCTCGGTGATGCGGTGTCGAACGCCGGACGCCAGCTGCGGGAGCTGCGGTCCCAGCGCGAGAGCGGACGGCAGGCCGTGGCCGACGATCCGGCCATGGCAGGAACGCCGGAGGGACAACAACAGCTCAAGCACCAGGAGCAGGCGCAGGACGAGCACGCCCGGCTGGTGCTACGGGACCTGTCGACGATCTACCACCAGGTCGGCGGGCAGTTGCGCGAGCTCCCGACGAACAGCACGCAGGGCAATCAGGTGCGCAGCGCGGTCTACAGGGACACCGGTGAGGGAGCGGGTTCCGGCGCGGCCGCGGGCACGGGTGCGGTCACGGCCACCACGACCGGAGCCGGTTTCGTCGGCGTCGCTTCTCCCACGAGGGGTTCCGGAGAACCCGGAACCGGTGCTCGCTCAGTGCGCACGAGCACGAGCGACACGCCGGCACGTAACGGGGTCGTCGGCGGCGAGCAGTCCTCCTCGGGTAACGCCCAGTCGACCACGCACGCGACGGGAACGGAGAGCACCTCGGAACCGTTCCCGCAAAGCACCGGGGCACCGACGACATCGGCCGGTGCGGTGCTCGCCGGAGGCGGAGTGCTCGGCCGCGGCGGAGCGGACCGGGCATCCGGGACCACTTCGGACGACAGCGAGCGGGTCGAGGCGAGCTTGGCGTCCACCGAAGTTCCCGGCGTGCTCTCGGCACCCGGAGCGTCCGTCGGCGCCACGAACGTTCGCGGGCGGGAACGCGACCGGGAGGAAGGATTCGAGGGCCGGGACGAACTCGAATCCGCTCCCGAAGCCACGGGGAGCACGAGTGATCCGGAAACCAACACCGCGACGCCGGGCACGGCGATCCCGGTGTCCGGGAGCGGGTACTCGACCCCGAGCACGCCCTCCTCCCATGCCACACCCACCACACAGGGCGGCACGGTGCCAGGCAGGGTCTCCAAGCCCGTGGCTCCCGCCACCACATCCCCTTCCCGGGTGTCGACCGTGGTCAGCCCGTCGAGCGCTTCCGGGGTCGGCACTGCCGGGGAAGTCGGCGGCACCGCTCCGAACGCCGCCGCGAACGGCAGGGTCGCCACCGGCGGCACCACGTCGCCCACCTCCGGCCGCCTCGCGAACAGCGCGGAGGTTCCCTCCGGCGTCACCACGGGAAGCACCGCACGCACCGGACTGCCCGCGAGCCCGGAAAGACTCGGCGGATCACCGGCCGGCTCGGTGCCACCCGCGGGAGGCGCGGGCGCGGGCAACCAGGACAACCGCGAACGCGATCGCAACACCCTGCAGCACGAGGACGAGGCCGTCTGGAGTGGAGACGGCGACACCGGCGGCGTGCTCGGGCGCTGA
- a CDS encoding YbaB/EbfC family nucleoid-associated protein, which produces MTSEGFRREMPDLNSALEVFEEEQRKLAEFQRKLAETTTVVDAPKKLFTVTLDGNGELTELKFNTTGYRSMPPAELSALITETLQKARRQSLETMQELMGSPMGGADLNDLASGQADLADVLGKVMEPSLDLVREANGDSPSKDTDRTEDDGWDRD; this is translated from the coding sequence ATGACATCCGAGGGTTTCCGGCGAGAGATGCCCGATCTGAACTCGGCGCTGGAGGTGTTCGAGGAGGAACAGCGGAAGCTGGCGGAGTTCCAGCGCAAGTTGGCCGAGACCACCACCGTGGTGGACGCGCCGAAGAAGCTGTTCACGGTCACCCTGGACGGCAACGGCGAACTCACCGAGCTGAAGTTCAACACCACCGGCTACCGCTCCATGCCGCCTGCCGAGCTCTCCGCGCTCATCACCGAGACGCTGCAGAAGGCACGTCGGCAGAGCCTGGAGACCATGCAGGAGCTCATGGGCAGCCCGATGGGCGGCGCCGACCTCAACGACCTGGCCTCCGGTCAGGCCGACTTGGCCGACGTGCTCGGCAAGGTGATGGAGCCGTCGCTGGACCTGGTACGCGAGGCCAACGGCGATTCGCCGTCGAAGGACACCGACAGGACCGAGGACGACGGCTGGGACCGGGACTGA